In Bacillota bacterium, the following proteins share a genomic window:
- a CDS encoding SufD family Fe-S cluster assembly protein, producing the protein MSLSTEAGRPLDAELFARRVAALGEPEWVAESRREAWRRYEATDLPAANVEAWRKTNLASLGFSLDRVEPLRPEGPRPSDLPATRMPAELEPLLSASREAAVLQEWDGEPVVLPGEGSLPEGVRFLALAQAVREEPELVRSHLFGPAWAEETKLDLLERAAWRGGFFLHVGRGVRVEAPLFLLDWLDRPEEGAVGHSLVVLEPEAEATVVVAVAGRPATGAPGLYLHGVEVYAGEEARLRYIGLQLLGDGTFAFARRSARQAAGSSVEWVLGEFGARVSRSGFRSELLGDGSGSRAALAFLGTGGQHLDFPGEMIHQGRKTTSEMTARGALFDEARSIFRGRTHILRGAKASNAYQREGTLLMDRAARGEAIPSLVIDENEVQAGHAATAGKVDDEQLFYLESRGIPPQEARRLVVAGYFQPLLERVPEGALRETFARSIDRKLG; encoded by the coding sequence ATGAGCCTGAGCACCGAGGCCGGGCGTCCGCTGGACGCCGAGCTCTTCGCCCGCAGGGTGGCCGCCCTGGGGGAGCCGGAATGGGTGGCGGAGAGTCGCCGGGAGGCCTGGCGGAGGTACGAGGCGACCGACCTGCCCGCAGCCAACGTGGAGGCCTGGAGGAAGACGAATCTGGCCTCGCTCGGCTTCTCCCTCGACCGGGTGGAGCCGCTTCGCCCGGAGGGCCCCCGGCCTTCCGACCTGCCGGCGACGCGGATGCCCGCCGAGCTGGAGCCGCTCCTCTCGGCGTCGAGGGAGGCCGCCGTCCTTCAGGAGTGGGACGGGGAGCCGGTCGTCCTGCCGGGGGAGGGGTCGCTCCCCGAGGGCGTCCGCTTCCTGGCGCTGGCGCAGGCGGTGCGGGAGGAGCCGGAGCTGGTGCGTTCCCATCTCTTCGGGCCCGCCTGGGCGGAGGAGACCAAGCTCGACCTGCTGGAGCGGGCGGCCTGGCGCGGCGGCTTCTTCCTCCACGTCGGTCGCGGGGTGCGCGTGGAGGCGCCGCTCTTTCTGCTGGACTGGCTCGACCGGCCGGAGGAAGGAGCCGTCGGCCACAGCCTGGTCGTCCTGGAGCCCGAGGCGGAGGCGACCGTGGTGGTCGCCGTGGCCGGGAGGCCCGCGACCGGGGCGCCAGGGCTCTACCTCCACGGGGTCGAGGTCTACGCCGGCGAGGAGGCCCGGCTTCGCTACATCGGCCTCCAGCTCCTGGGGGACGGGACCTTCGCCTTCGCCCGCCGGAGCGCCCGGCAGGCGGCGGGCAGCTCGGTGGAATGGGTGCTGGGCGAGTTCGGCGCCCGGGTGAGCCGCTCGGGCTTCCGCTCCGAGCTCCTGGGCGACGGCTCCGGCTCCCGGGCGGCGCTGGCCTTCCTGGGCACCGGAGGGCAGCACCTGGACTTCCCGGGCGAGATGATCCACCAGGGTCGCAAGACGACCAGCGAGATGACCGCCCGGGGCGCCCTCTTCGACGAGGCGCGCTCGATCTTCCGCGGCCGGACGCATATCCTGCGCGGGGCCAAGGCGTCGAACGCCTACCAGCGGGAGGGCACGCTGCTGATGGACCGGGCGGCGCGGGGAGAGGCGATCCCCAGCCTGGTCATCGACGAGAACGAGGTCCAGGCGGGTCACGCGGCCACCGCGGGGAAGGTGGACGACGAGCAGCTCTTCTACCTGGAGAGCCGCGGCATTCCCCCGCAGGAGGCGCGCCGCCTGGTGGTGGCGGGCTACTTTCAGCCGCTCCTGGAACGCGTGCCGGAGGGAGCCCTCCGCGAGACCTTCGCACGATCCATCGACAGGAAGCTGGGATGA
- the sufC gene encoding Fe-S cluster assembly ATPase SufC yields the protein MPKLEIRDLHVRTEEREILKGITLTVQGGEVHALMGPNGAGKSTLAEALAGHPAYRVTHGQVLLDGEDLLAMRPDQRSRAGLFLAFQYPTEVPGVTNVNFLRTAVNARREKPYTVMEFYRLLQEKMRQLQIDPSFANRYLNEGFSGGEKKRNEILQMALLEPKIAILDETDSGLDIDALRVVSEGVNALRGPDLGIVLITHYQRILRYIEPDVVHVLVDGRIVLSGGRELVDQLEERGYGWIEEQYATPAAGGAAGGEGAPS from the coding sequence ATGCCGAAGCTCGAGATCCGGGACCTGCACGTCCGCACGGAGGAGAGGGAGATCCTGAAAGGCATCACGCTGACCGTGCAGGGCGGCGAGGTCCATGCCCTGATGGGGCCCAACGGAGCCGGCAAGAGCACGCTGGCCGAGGCGCTGGCGGGACATCCGGCCTACCGCGTGACGCACGGGCAGGTGCTCCTGGACGGCGAGGACCTCCTGGCCATGCGGCCGGACCAGCGCTCCCGGGCCGGCCTCTTCCTGGCCTTTCAATATCCCACCGAGGTGCCGGGCGTGACCAACGTCAACTTCCTCCGCACCGCGGTCAACGCCCGGCGCGAGAAGCCCTACACGGTGATGGAGTTCTACCGCCTTCTGCAGGAGAAGATGAGGCAGCTCCAGATCGACCCCAGCTTCGCCAACCGCTACCTCAACGAGGGCTTCTCCGGCGGCGAGAAGAAGCGCAACGAGATCCTCCAGATGGCGCTTCTGGAGCCCAAGATCGCCATTCTGGACGAGACCGACTCGGGCCTGGACATCGACGCGCTGCGGGTCGTCTCCGAGGGTGTCAACGCCCTGCGCGGGCCGGATCTGGGCATCGTCCTGATCACCCACTACCAGCGGATCCTGCGCTACATCGAGCCGGACGTGGTCCACGTCCTGGTGGACGGTCGCATCGTCCTCTCGGGCGGCCGGGAGCTGGTCGACCAGCTGGAGGAGCGGGGCTACGGCTGGATCGAGGAACAGTACGCGACGCCGGCCGCCGGTGGTGCCGCGGGCGGCGAGGGGGCCCCGTCATGA
- a CDS encoding Xaa-Pro peptidase family protein: protein MIRLEAGRQALRRLGADAVLVAPGDTMRYLLGFTPVADERPCLLAITHAETGLFVPQLNEEQFRRALGPEGAGGLVWVVWSDDQDPGVRIGEFLHRLGVHKTKRVAVDGRMPAATLLPVLRRVGGEFVDLGPALEPFRAVKDRQEAERLQRSAALADRAMEAGWAALRPGATERQVAAAIQRAFQEGGAERVDFALVAAGAHGALPHHHTSGEPVVPGQPVVMDIGATLDGYCSDLTRVAVLGEPEEEVRRVHAVVERAVEAALAVIRPGVVAAEVDAAARRVIEEAGYGPTFTHRLGHGIGLATHEPPWIHRQSRTRLEPGMFFSVEPGVYLPGRWGIRLEEIVEVTGEGARVLSRLPRDLHVIPV, encoded by the coding sequence GTGATCCGACTGGAAGCGGGCCGTCAGGCGCTGCGCAGGCTGGGGGCGGACGCGGTGCTGGTGGCGCCCGGCGACACCATGCGCTATCTCCTCGGCTTCACGCCCGTGGCGGACGAGCGGCCCTGCCTGCTGGCCATCACCCACGCGGAGACGGGACTCTTCGTCCCGCAGCTGAACGAGGAGCAGTTCCGCCGCGCGCTGGGGCCCGAGGGCGCGGGCGGCCTCGTCTGGGTGGTCTGGAGCGACGATCAGGACCCGGGTGTGCGGATCGGCGAGTTCCTCCACCGGCTGGGCGTCCACAAGACCAAACGGGTGGCCGTGGACGGCAGGATGCCCGCCGCCACCCTGCTCCCCGTCCTGCGGCGGGTGGGGGGCGAGTTCGTCGACCTGGGACCGGCGCTGGAGCCCTTCCGCGCGGTGAAGGATCGCCAGGAGGCCGAGCGGCTCCAGCGTTCCGCCGCCCTGGCCGACCGGGCCATGGAGGCAGGTTGGGCAGCGCTCCGCCCCGGCGCCACCGAGAGGCAGGTGGCGGCCGCCATCCAGCGCGCCTTCCAGGAAGGGGGCGCCGAACGCGTCGACTTCGCGCTGGTGGCGGCCGGCGCCCACGGCGCCCTGCCCCACCATCACACCTCCGGCGAGCCCGTCGTCCCCGGGCAGCCGGTGGTGATGGACATCGGCGCCACCCTGGACGGCTACTGCTCCGACCTGACCAGGGTGGCCGTGCTGGGCGAGCCGGAGGAAGAGGTCCGCCGCGTCCACGCGGTGGTGGAGCGGGCGGTGGAGGCGGCGCTGGCGGTCATCCGCCCGGGCGTCGTCGCCGCCGAGGTCGACGCGGCCGCACGCCGGGTGATCGAAGAGGCCGGCTACGGTCCCACCTTCACCCACCGGCTGGGGCACGGCATCGGCCTCGCCACCCACGAGCCGCCCTGGATCCACCGGCAGAGCCGGACGCGGCTGGAGCCGGGCATGTTCTTCTCGGTGGAGCCGGGCGTCTACCTCCCCGGCCGCTGGGGGATCCGCCTGGAAGAGATCGTCGAGGTGACCGGGGAGGGGGCGCGAGTGCTCAGCCGGCTGCCGCGCGACCTGCACGTGATCCCGGTTTGA
- the fabL gene encoding enoyl-[acyl-carrier-protein] reductase FabL, with protein MGEGRFAGKVALVTGGSRGIGRAITLRLAAEGADVAINFFRNRKPAEETAGEVEAMGRRAHLVRAHVGEPERVQAMFDEVEATFGRLDILVNNAASGSLHPVMELDAKGWDWTMNINARGAFLCSQAAVPLMQKAGGGRIVNITSLGSHRVIPYYVAVGVSKAALEALTRYLAVDLARYGIAVNAVSGSVVDTDAIRHFPNREELLASAQRETPAGRILRPEDIAAAVAWLCSDEAEMVRGQVLVVDGGYSLR; from the coding sequence ATGGGTGAAGGCCGTTTCGCAGGCAAGGTGGCGCTGGTGACCGGCGGCTCGCGCGGGATCGGCCGGGCGATCACGCTCCGGCTGGCCGCCGAGGGCGCCGACGTGGCGATCAACTTCTTCCGCAACCGGAAGCCGGCCGAGGAGACGGCGGGAGAGGTCGAGGCGATGGGCCGGCGCGCTCACCTGGTCAGGGCGCACGTGGGCGAGCCGGAACGGGTACAGGCCATGTTCGACGAGGTGGAGGCGACCTTCGGCCGCCTGGACATCCTGGTCAACAACGCCGCCTCGGGCTCGCTCCACCCGGTGATGGAGCTGGACGCCAAGGGCTGGGACTGGACCATGAACATCAACGCGCGCGGCGCCTTCCTCTGCTCGCAGGCGGCGGTGCCGCTGATGCAGAAGGCGGGCGGCGGGCGGATCGTCAACATCACCAGCCTCGGCTCGCACCGGGTGATCCCGTACTACGTGGCCGTGGGCGTCTCCAAGGCGGCGCTGGAGGCGCTCACCCGCTACCTGGCGGTCGACCTGGCCCGCTACGGGATCGCCGTCAACGCGGTCTCGGGCAGCGTGGTCGACACCGACGCCATCCGCCACTTCCCCAACCGGGAGGAGCTCCTGGCCTCCGCGCAGCGGGAGACGCCGGCGGGCCGGATCCTGCGGCCGGAGGACATCGCGGCCGCGGTCGCCTGGCTCTGCTCGGACGAGGCCGAGATGGTCCGCGGCCAGGTGCTGGTGGTGGACGGCGGGTACTCGCTCCGGTGA
- a CDS encoding SDR family oxidoreductase, which yields MGRREGGPETPPGRVAVVTGSATGIGAAVVRVLAEAGYEVGVNWFHSRERAEELVRSVEALGRRALAVQADMSRREEVDAAFDRFLDFFGRVDVLVNAAGPFIFEDRPLLETSPDEWRELLDGNLSSVYWAVRRVLPGMRQRRWGRVINFGMTGSAVAGSYVRATAYAAAKSGLASLTRSLALSEAPYGITVNMVSPGLIRPAWKERRIAEARAARDPAVPLGRPGTGEDLARVVLFLCEEASDFLTGNVIEVTGGWRPEP from the coding sequence ATGGGGCGGCGGGAGGGAGGCCCGGAGACCCCGCCCGGGCGGGTGGCGGTGGTGACCGGGAGCGCGACCGGTATCGGCGCCGCGGTGGTGCGGGTGCTGGCCGAGGCGGGCTACGAGGTCGGCGTCAACTGGTTCCACAGCCGGGAGCGCGCCGAGGAGCTGGTCCGCTCCGTCGAGGCGCTGGGGCGGCGTGCCCTGGCCGTCCAGGCCGACATGTCCCGGCGGGAAGAGGTGGACGCCGCCTTCGACCGCTTCCTCGACTTCTTCGGCCGGGTGGACGTGCTGGTCAACGCCGCCGGTCCCTTCATCTTCGAGGATCGGCCGCTGCTGGAGACCTCGCCGGACGAGTGGCGGGAGCTGCTGGACGGGAACCTCTCCAGCGTCTACTGGGCGGTGCGCCGGGTGCTGCCGGGCATGCGCCAGCGGCGCTGGGGGCGGGTGATCAACTTCGGCATGACCGGTTCGGCGGTGGCCGGCTCCTACGTGCGCGCGACCGCCTACGCCGCGGCCAAGAGCGGGCTCGCCTCGCTCACCCGTTCCCTGGCGCTGAGCGAGGCGCCCTACGGCATCACCGTCAACATGGTCTCCCCGGGCCTGATCCGGCCGGCCTGGAAGGAGCGGCGCATCGCCGAGGCGCGCGCGGCGCGCGACCCGGCGGTCCCGCTGGGCCGCCCCGGGACGGGGGAGGACCTGGCGCGGGTGGTCCTCTTCCTCTGCGAGGAGGCGTCCGACTTCCTCACCGGCAACGTGATCGAGGTGACCGGAGGGTGGCGGCCCGAGCCGTGA
- the folE gene encoding GTP cyclohydrolase I FolE, producing MEVDRTRIAHAVREILLAIGEEPDREGLRETPRRVADAYAELFSDVGADPAEQMTSFFHVERDDLVIVRDIPFYSMCEHHLLPFRGRAHVAYIPSGGLITGISKLARVVESAARRPQLQERLTAQVAEAIEGKLRPKGVLVVVEAEHLCMTMRGIRKPGSVTVTSAVRGVFAEQEATRNEALRLLRADSWS from the coding sequence ATGGAGGTGGACCGGACGAGGATCGCGCACGCGGTGCGCGAGATCCTCCTGGCCATCGGCGAGGAGCCCGACCGCGAGGGGCTGCGGGAGACGCCCCGGCGCGTCGCCGATGCCTACGCCGAGCTCTTCAGCGACGTGGGCGCCGACCCCGCCGAGCAGATGACCAGCTTCTTCCACGTGGAGCGCGACGATCTGGTGATCGTCCGCGACATCCCGTTCTATTCCATGTGCGAGCACCACCTGCTTCCCTTCCGGGGGCGGGCGCACGTGGCGTACATCCCTTCCGGCGGGTTGATCACCGGCATCTCCAAGCTGGCCCGGGTGGTGGAGTCGGCCGCCCGCCGGCCCCAGCTGCAGGAGAGGCTGACCGCCCAGGTGGCGGAGGCGATCGAGGGGAAGCTCCGGCCCAAGGGCGTGCTCGTGGTGGTGGAGGCGGAACACCTCTGCATGACCATGCGCGGGATCCGAAAACCGGGGTCGGTCACCGTCACCTCCGCCGTCCGCGGCGTCTTCGCGGAGCAGGAAGCGACCCGGAACGAGGCGCTCCGCCTGCTCCGCGCCGACAGCTGGAGCTGA
- a CDS encoding MaoC family dehydratase N-terminal domain-containing protein encodes MQQDEQAAEGLEPSLVGRASPPRPVRVEPEAVRRFARALGDPRADDPGWVPPTFPIRFGIWESGIPGLQLDLRRVLHGEQAFRYARPLRPGEELEVRSRVADVRRRKGSQGSLTLLDLEMLGVDAEGREVFAARTTLVVREGVGG; translated from the coding sequence TTGCAGCAGGATGAGCAGGCTGCGGAGGGACTGGAACCGTCCCTGGTGGGCCGCGCATCGCCGCCGCGACCCGTCCGCGTCGAGCCGGAGGCCGTCCGCCGCTTCGCCCGGGCGCTGGGCGACCCGCGCGCGGACGATCCCGGCTGGGTTCCGCCCACCTTCCCCATCCGCTTCGGCATCTGGGAGAGCGGCATACCGGGGCTGCAGCTGGACCTGCGCCGCGTCCTCCACGGGGAGCAGGCGTTCCGGTACGCCCGTCCCCTCCGCCCCGGCGAGGAGCTGGAAGTGCGCAGCCGCGTGGCCGACGTGCGGCGGAGGAAGGGTTCGCAGGGCTCGCTGACGCTTCTCGACCTGGAGATGCTGGGAGTGGACGCGGAGGGGCGGGAGGTCTTCGCCGCCCGGACCACCCTGGTGGTGCGCGAGGGGGTGGGGGGATGA
- a CDS encoding MaoC/PaaZ C-terminal domain-containing protein — protein sequence MSVDWSGLRPGDELPPMFYGPVSREQLAAYAEASGDRNPIHLDDRVARAFGLEGVIIHGMLGMGILGAALGRWAGAGGWVRSFEVRFARMIRPGEPLTARARLLRREGGRAELEVWIDPGDGSRATRGRAVLEWEPGTASTTTP from the coding sequence ATGAGCGTCGACTGGTCGGGGCTTCGGCCCGGCGACGAGTTGCCGCCGATGTTCTACGGCCCGGTGAGCCGGGAGCAGCTGGCCGCCTACGCGGAGGCCTCGGGCGACCGGAACCCGATCCATCTCGACGACCGGGTCGCCCGCGCTTTCGGCCTGGAGGGCGTCATCATCCACGGCATGCTGGGCATGGGGATCCTGGGCGCCGCGCTGGGCCGCTGGGCGGGGGCCGGGGGCTGGGTCCGCTCCTTCGAGGTCCGCTTCGCCCGCATGATCCGCCCCGGCGAGCCGCTGACGGCCCGCGCCCGCCTCCTCCGCCGCGAGGGAGGCCGGGCGGAGCTGGAGGTCTGGATCGATCCCGGTGACGGCAGTCGCGCGACCCGAGGCCGCGCCGTCCTGGAATGGGAACCGGGGACGGCCAGCACCACCACGCCTTGA
- a CDS encoding transcriptional repressor, whose amino-acid sequence MWSTTVAATLRESGKRMTPQRQAVVEALEELQNAHPAAQQVAERVRRRQPMVSEATVYKILSELVGLNLLAAVDVHDGRVHYDLNTAPHAHAVCRRCGRIDDVRVGTRAWPYRGGAEAEEALALPAGFRLEAVELVLRGLCADCARRAAGAAG is encoded by the coding sequence ATGTGGTCGACGACGGTCGCGGCGACCCTCCGCGAGTCGGGCAAGCGGATGACCCCCCAGCGGCAGGCGGTGGTGGAGGCTCTGGAAGAGCTGCAGAACGCCCACCCGGCCGCGCAGCAGGTGGCCGAGCGGGTCCGCCGCCGCCAGCCCATGGTCTCCGAGGCGACGGTCTACAAGATCCTCTCGGAACTGGTGGGCCTCAACCTGCTGGCCGCGGTGGACGTCCACGACGGGCGAGTGCACTACGACCTGAACACCGCCCCCCACGCCCATGCCGTCTGTCGCCGCTGCGGCCGGATCGACGACGTCCGCGTCGGCACCCGGGCCTGGCCCTACCGGGGCGGAGCGGAGGCCGAGGAGGCGCTGGCGCTGCCGGCGGGCTTTCGCCTGGAGGCGGTGGAACTGGTCCTGCGCGGCCTCTGCGCCGATTGCGCCCGGCGGGCGGCGGGAGCCGCCGGTTGA
- a CDS encoding rubrerythrin family protein, translating to MPKLEGSKTLENLKAGFAGESQANRRYLYFARQADIEGHPDVAGLFRDVAEGETGHAFGHFDFLKEVGDPVTGVKVGTTEENLHSAIEGETYEYTEMYPGFARTAREEGFDEIADWFETLARAEKSHAGRFQKGLEALKQ from the coding sequence ATGCCCAAGCTCGAGGGGAGCAAGACGCTGGAGAATCTGAAGGCCGGCTTTGCCGGCGAGTCGCAGGCCAACCGGCGCTACCTGTACTTCGCGCGCCAGGCCGACATCGAGGGTCATCCCGACGTGGCCGGCCTCTTCCGCGACGTGGCCGAGGGCGAGACGGGCCATGCCTTCGGCCATTTCGACTTTCTCAAGGAAGTGGGCGACCCGGTGACCGGCGTCAAGGTCGGCACCACCGAGGAGAACCTCCACTCGGCCATCGAGGGCGAGACCTACGAGTACACCGAGATGTACCCGGGCTTCGCCCGCACCGCCCGTGAGGAGGGCTTCGACGAGATCGCCGACTGGTTCGAGACGCTGGCCCGGGCGGAGAAGTCCCACGCCGGCCGCTTCCAGAAGGGCCTCGAGGCGCTCAAGCAGTGA